One window from the genome of Glycine soja cultivar W05 chromosome 12, ASM419377v2, whole genome shotgun sequence encodes:
- the LOC114380276 gene encoding replication factor C subunit 1-like codes for MSDIRKWFMKTHDKGNNAASSKPSNQPKPSSDKPHSEKTVAGGQESSGRRITSKYFNSNKQKGKDKKEMQELPAKRKNMKDSEEIPEPKKIHEDDGDDSVLPTNKKKLADTTPTKKLKSGSGRGLPQKSAVLEESDEDDDKDAVSAAKSAGRGDGGRGAPGRSTSGRGRGGGRGGFMNFGERKDPPHKGEKEVPEGAPDCLAGLTFVISGTLDSLEREEAEDLIKRHGGRVTGSVSKKTNYLLCDEDIGGRKSEKAKQLGTSFLTEDGLFDMIRGSKPAKAPSQEDKKPVNKAVAVASQSKVSPKSQVKVPLSSRSPSKQAKPKTATTVQSSLMWTEKYRPKDPKDIIGNQSLVLQLRNWLKAWNEHFLDTGNKKQGKKQNDSGLKKAVLLSGTPGIGKTTSATLVCQELGFQAIEVNASDSRGKADSKIEKGISGSKTNSVKELVTNEAIGINMGRSKHYKSVLIMDEVDGMSAGDRGGVADLIASIKISKIPIICICNDRYSQKLKSLVNYCLLLSFRKPTKQQMAKRLMDVAKAERLQVNEIALEELAERVNGDMRMALNQLQYMSLSMSIINYDDIRQRFLTNAKDEDISPFTAVDKLFGFNAGKLKMDERINLSMSDPDLVPLIIQENYINYRPSMAGKDDSGVKRMNLIARAAESIADGDIVNVQIRRYRQWQLSQTSSVATSIIPASLLHGQREILEQGERNFNRFGGWLGKNSTMGKNLRLLDDLHVHILASRESSSGRDTIRMEYLTLLLKQMTETLRTLPKAEAVQQVVEFMNTYSISQEDFDTIVELSKFKGHPNPLDGIQPAVKSALTKAYKEQSTSRVVRVADLITLPGVKKVPKKRIAAILEPAGEEVEKGEGDALDESEEENSSDTEELEGTTKGEKLQSELQSLNSKATQVQLELKGTGNSSSKKTSGGRGKGVSVSGKKVAQAPKTTAKRKR; via the exons ATG AGTGATATAAGGAAGTGGTTCATGAAAACACATGACAAGGGCAACAATGCCGCTTCCTCCAAGCCTTCCAATCAACCTAAGCCTTCTTCCGATAAACCCCATTCCGAGAAAACG GTGGCTGGAGGTCAGGAAAGTTCAGGGAGGAGGATAACTagcaaatattttaattctaacAAGCAAAAGGGGAAAGACAAGAAAGAAATGCAGGAGCTCCCTGCTAAAAGAAAGAATATGAAGGACAGTGAGGAAATACCGGAGCCAAAGAAAATTCATGAAGATGATGGAGATGACTCTGTGTTGCCCActaataaaaagaagttagcTGACACCACTCCAACAAAGAAGTTGAAGAGTGGATCAGGTAGGGGGCTTCCCCAGAAATCTGCAGTtttggaagaaagtgatgaagatgatgacaaagatgctGTGTCTGCTGCTAAATCTGCTGGAAGGGGTGATGGTGGAAGAGGAGCACCAGGGCGATCAACTAGTGGGAGAGGTAGAGGGGGTGGGAGGGGTGGATTCATGAATTTTGGAGAAAGAAAAGATCCTCCACACAAAGGAGAAAAG GAAGTCCCTGAAGGTGCTCCTGACTGTTTAGCTGGCTTGACTTTTGTGATCAGTGGAACACTGGACAG TTTGGAACGAGAAGAAGCAGAAGATTTGATTAAACGCCATGGCGGCCGTGTCACTGGATCAGTCAGCAAGAAAACG AATTATCTGTTATGTGATGAAGATATTGGGGGGCGGAAGTCTGAAAAAGCCAAACAGCTAGG AACTTCCTTCCTCACAGAGGATGGTTTGTTTGATATGATTCGTGGCTCAAAACCTGCAAAAGCTCCTTCACAAGAAGACAAGAAACCTGTGAATAAGGCTGTTGCAGTAGCATCCCAGTCAAAAGTTTCTCCGAAATCACAAGTTAAGG TCCCTCTGTCTTCACGCTCACCTTCTAAGCAAGCCAAGCCAAAGACTGCTACTACTGTTCAGTCTTCTTTGATGTGGACTGAAAAATATCGACCTAAAGATCCAAAGGATATCATAGGGAATCAGTCACTT GTTTTACAGCTTCGTAATTGGTTGAAAGCTTGGAATGAGCATTTTTTGGACACTGGTAACAAAAAGCAGGGAAAAAAGCAAAATGACTCTGGTTTGAAAAAAGCTGTCTTGTTAAGTGGAACTCCTGGTATTGGAAAAACAACTTCTGCGACGTTGGTCTGTCAGGAGCTTGGTTTCCAAGCCATAGAG GTAAATGCTAGTGATAGCCGTGGAAAAGCTGATAGCAAAATTGAAAAAGGAATTAGTGGAAGCAAGACAAATTCTGTTAAGGAACTTGTAACCAACGAGGCCATTGGTATTAATATGGGACG GTCAAAGCATTACAAATCTGTGCTCATTATGGATGAAGTTGATGGGATGTCAGCTGGTGATAGGGGTGGTGTTGCTGATCTTATTGCTAGCATCAAGATATCAAAAATTCCTATTATCTGCATTTGCAATGACCGTTACAGCCAGAAACTGAAAAGCCTTGTGAACTACTGTTTGCTTCTAAGTTTTCGGAAGCCTACAAAGCAACAG ATGGCAAAGAGGTTGATGGATGTTGCAAAGGCTGAAAGACTTCAAGTTAATGAG ATTGCACTTGAGGAATTAGCAGAAAGAGTTAATGGAGATATGCGAATGGCACTAAACCAGTTACAGTATATGAGCCTCTCTATGTCAATTATCAACTATGATGATATTAGGCAGCGCTTTCTTACCAATGCAAAAGATGAAGACATTTCACCATTCACAGCTGTTGAtaa gctttttggttttaatgcTGGGAAGTTGAAAATGGATGAGAGGATAAATCTTAGCATGAGTGATCCTGATCTTGTTCCTCTTATTATCCag gaaaattatattaattatagacCAAGCATGGCTGGTAAGGATGACAGTGGCGTAAAACGCATGAACCTGATTGCCCGTGCTGCTGAGTCTATTGCTGATGGGGATATAGTGAATGTACAGATTCGCAGATATCGACAGTGGCAGCTCTCTCAAACTAGTTCTGTTGCTACAAGCATAATTCC TGCGTCATTGTTACACGGGCAGAGGGAAATACTTGAACAG GGAGAGCGAAATTTCAACCGGTTTGGTGGGTGGCTGGGGAAGAACTCGACAATGGGCAAAAACTTAAGGCTTTTGGATGATCTTCATGTTCACATTCTTGCTTCTCGTGAATCTAGTTCAGGAAG GGATACCATTCGCATGGAATACCTTACTCTTCTTCTTAAACAAATGACAGAGACCCTGCGAACCCTGCCCAAG GCTGAAGCAGTTCAGCAAGTTGTGGAATTTATGAATACATACTCTATCAGTCAGGAAGATTTTGATACTATTGTAGAGTTATCAAAATTCAAG GGTCATCCTAATCCACTAGATGGCATACAGCCTGCCGTTAAGTCAGCCTTGACAAAAGCATACAAAGAGCAAAGCACATCTCGGGTTGTTCGAGTTGCAGATCTAATCACTCTTCCTGGAGTAAAGAAGGTCCCTAAGAAGCGTATTGCTGCTATTCTGGAACCAGCTGGCGAAGAAGTGGAAAAAGGTGAAGGTGATGCCTTGGACGAGAGCGAAGAGGAGAACAGCTCTGATACAGAAGAGTTGG AGGGCACCACCAAGGGCGAGAAGCTGCAATCAGAACTTCAAAGCTTGAATTCAAAGG CCACGCAAGTACAGTTGGAACTGAAGGGAACGGGAAATTCAAGTTCTAAGAAGACATCGGGTGGTAGAGGTAAAGGTGTTTCTGTATCTGGGAAGAAGGTTGCTCAAGCTCCAAAGACTactgcaaaaagaaaaaggtga